Proteins found in one Clostridium kluyveri DSM 555 genomic segment:
- a CDS encoding MATE family efflux transporter, with translation MNSFILTLTFLILISYILIANMAMGIEGSAIAAVVAQIVSCMFALFKFIDISKALHIQFSNKSVLEYLNIDILNQIIVCGFSTFIVEISDAVVAGVLNNVIYSTGGDSAIIIVGVVEKVSMFIYSAIIGISSGMQPIVGYNFGAEKYERVKEVLKSSIKIVIVLSIVFWAIFLFFSYEIIGLFFLKDKALLYQTVSVFRISISMIPLLGIYYVTMYYYQAIGESKKAFYYLYIGKL, from the coding sequence GTGAATTCTTTTATTTTAACTTTAACTTTTTTAATTTTAATTAGCTATATACTTATTGCAAATATGGCAATGGGAATAGAGGGAAGTGCTATTGCTGCAGTAGTGGCACAGATTGTTTCTTGTATGTTTGCATTATTTAAATTTATTGATATAAGTAAGGCACTTCATATTCAATTTTCAAACAAATCTGTTCTGGAATATTTAAACATAGATATCTTAAATCAAATAATTGTCTGTGGGTTTTCCACTTTTATAGTTGAGATTTCAGATGCAGTGGTGGCTGGGGTGTTAAATAATGTGATTTATAGTACTGGTGGGGATTCTGCCATAATTATTGTGGGAGTAGTTGAAAAAGTATCTATGTTTATCTATAGTGCAATTATAGGTATAAGTTCTGGAATGCAGCCCATAGTAGGATATAATTTTGGAGCTGAAAAATATGAGAGAGTTAAAGAAGTTTTAAAAAGTTCTATTAAGATTGTTATTGTGCTCTCTATAGTGTTCTGGGCAATTTTTCTGTTTTTTTCCTATGAAATAATAGGATTATTCTTCCTAAAGGATAAAGCACTGCTTTACCAAACTGTCAGTGTTTTTAGAATAAGTATCTCAATGATCCCTCTCCTTGGAATATATTATGTTACCATGTATTATTATCAGGCAATAGGAGAGTCCAAAAAAGCTTTTTACTATCTATATATAGGGAAATTATAA
- a CDS encoding MATE family efflux transporter, with product MGADDKSFLNDKVNKLLFRFAVPAIFSLLVGEFYNIIAIVFAGRYIGTNAIGALTVEFPIQRFFIALGLLIAVGTSTYAARIIGKKDISELKK from the coding sequence ATGGGAGCAGATGACAAAAGTTTTTTAAATGATAAAGTAAACAAATTACTTTTTAGATTTGCTGTTCCTGCAATTTTTTCTCTACTTGTAGGTGAGTTTTATAATATAATTGCTATAGTGTTTGCAGGAAGGTATATAGGTACAAATGCCATAGGTGCACTTACAGTAGAATTTCCCATACAGAGATTTTTTATTGCTCTTGGCCTTTTAATAGCAGTTGGAACGTCAACTTATGCCGCCAGGATAATAGGGAAAAAAGATATATCTGAATTGAAAAAATAA
- a CDS encoding transcriptional regulator, producing MGNTLVAKDKGLIVTKSYREYQILLYSYHEDIEDINFSENFSKFRGSKDITERKFSLNVVGISSAVRIITYDINEKVGSSYNYWADMGKPKRLSKEAKGNTL from the coding sequence ATGGGAAATACTTTAGTTGCAAAGGATAAAGGATTAATAGTCACTAAAAGTTATAGAGAATATCAGATTCTGCTCTATAGTTATCATGAGGACATAGAAGATATTAATTTTTCTGAAAATTTTTCTAAGTTTAGAGGCAGTAAGGATATTACTGAAAGGAAATTTTCATTAAATGTTGTGGGGATATCTTCTGCTGTGCGAATAATAACTTATGATATAAATGAAAAAGTGGGTTCTTCCTATAATTACTGGGCGGATATGGGCAAGCCAAAGAGGCTGAGCAAAGAAGCTAAAGGAAATACTTTATAA
- a CDS encoding helix-turn-helix domain-containing protein — MKPIVFTANNTTGYSFTDLLNLTRVDEALKILLDTDKNISEISEEVGFSHTRYFNKHFKIRFKCTPSQYRKKFKVDEEIFKKQKNSFSGAFR; from the coding sequence ATGAAGCCCATAGTATTTACAGCGAATAATACTACAGGATACAGTTTTACAGATTTACTTAATTTAACTAGAGTTGATGAAGCATTGAAAATTCTTTTAGATACTGATAAAAATATATCTGAAATATCAGAGGAAGTAGGATTTTCACATACAAGGTATTTTAATAAACATTTTAAAATTCGATTTAAATGTACACCTTCCCAATACAGAAAAAAATTCAAAGTAGATGAAGAAATTTTTAAGAAACAAAAAAATAGTTTTTCAGGAGCTTTCAGATAG
- a CDS encoding cupin domain-containing protein, producing the protein MRREYINYPKDVPVLISCANIIEYPIHWHNSIEILYVLKGKFYVTIDSDKYELVEKDIEIINIDEAHSIYSE; encoded by the coding sequence ATGAGAAGAGAATATATAAATTATCCAAAAGATGTACCTGTTTTAATTTCCTGTGCCAATATAATTGAATATCCCATACACTGGCACAATTCTATAGAAATACTCTATGTACTTAAGGGCAAATTTTATGTAACCATAGATTCAGATAAGTATGAACTGGTGGAGAAGGATATAGAAATAATAAATATAGATGAAGCCCATAGTATTTACAGCGAATAA
- a CDS encoding DUF1186 family protein, which yields MNALLEQIKYANGKFPEEQIRQIISRKEEFIPELIEILRSAEDNYNEILGKPNYFLHIYAAYLLAQFNEEQSFSLIIDLISLPDEIVFKIFGDVVTEDLHRILASVCKGNVQPVKELLENENVNEYIRVAAIKTFPVLWVEGVISKDEIIKYYRSLLKEKLKRERSVVWGSLVSSCCEICPDELYEEIKEAYKDNLIENFYISLEEVEENFDIEDDERILNLKRRGYEFIRDTIKDLEYWPCFQQNIKSEPQNGTHIQRKIADKKKKKRKQVKASRKNQRRK from the coding sequence ATGAATGCATTGTTAGAACAAATTAAATACGCTAATGGCAAATTTCCAGAGGAACAGATACGACAGATAATAAGTAGAAAAGAAGAGTTTATTCCTGAATTAATTGAAATACTGAGATCTGCTGAAGATAACTATAATGAGATTCTAGGAAAACCTAATTATTTCTTGCATATATATGCAGCATATTTATTGGCACAGTTTAATGAAGAACAAAGTTTTTCCTTAATCATAGATTTAATTAGTTTACCGGATGAAATTGTATTTAAGATATTTGGCGATGTTGTCACAGAAGATTTACATAGAATTTTAGCATCTGTCTGCAAAGGAAATGTCCAGCCAGTAAAAGAATTATTGGAAAATGAAAATGTTAATGAGTATATAAGAGTTGCTGCAATTAAGACATTTCCTGTATTATGGGTGGAAGGTGTTATATCCAAGGATGAAATAATTAAATATTATAGAAGTTTATTGAAAGAAAAATTGAAAAGAGAACGTTCTGTTGTTTGGGGCAGTCTGGTAAGCAGCTGTTGTGAAATATGTCCAGATGAATTATATGAGGAAATTAAGGAAGCGTATAAGGATAACTTAATAGAAAATTTCTACATATCTTTAGAAGAGGTAGAAGAGAATTTTGATATTGAAGATGATGAAAGAATTTTAAATTTAAAGAGGAGAGGATATGAATTTATAAGAGATACCATTAAAGATTTGGAGTATTGGCCATGCTTTCAGCAGAATATTAAATCTGAACCACAAAATGGAACCCATATTCAAAGAAAAATTGCAGATAAAAAGAAGAAAAAAAGAAAGCAGGTAAAAGCCTCTAGAAAAAATCAGAGAAGGAAATAA
- a CDS encoding biotin transporter BioY: MNLKIRDITIIAIFTALTAILAQISIPLPFSPVPITLQVMAVYISAIILGSRLGTLSQIIYILLGAIGIPIFVNFQGGLNVVFGPSGGYLISYPIVAFIVGKISDKSLSHIQSTTLLITSLLICYGMGIVQLSFITNIAIKKALVIGVLPFIPLDIIKIALAYLLGGKVRMALIKTHLIKC, encoded by the coding sequence ATGAACTTAAAAATAAGAGATATTACCATAATAGCTATTTTTACAGCTTTGACAGCTATTTTAGCTCAAATTTCCATCCCCCTTCCCTTTAGTCCCGTGCCAATTACTCTCCAAGTAATGGCAGTGTACATATCTGCAATAATATTAGGTAGTAGACTTGGAACACTATCTCAGATTATATATATACTTTTAGGTGCAATCGGCATTCCTATTTTTGTAAATTTTCAAGGGGGATTAAATGTGGTATTTGGCCCCTCAGGAGGGTATCTTATATCTTATCCCATTGTAGCTTTTATTGTAGGAAAAATATCCGATAAAAGCTTATCCCATATACAATCAACTACGCTGCTAATTACATCCCTGCTGATTTGTTATGGAATGGGAATAGTCCAACTGTCATTTATAACAAATATCGCAATTAAAAAAGCCCTAGTAATAGGTGTTCTTCCCTTTATACCTTTAGATATTATAAAAATTGCATTAGCCTATTTATTAGGAGGCAAAGTAAGGATGGCTCTTATAAAAACCCATCTCATAAAATGTTAA